In the Anastrepha obliqua isolate idAnaObli1 chromosome 1, idAnaObli1_1.0, whole genome shotgun sequence genome, one interval contains:
- the LOC129238745 gene encoding uncharacterized protein LOC129238745, with amino-acid sequence MDTCIDINLPTIWRLKHNHDFYCWLLICAQKYVSELSTVRDCATECVEKEIWETQTYCCNIDGCNGSNKMQISKPLFLLPLIYCIYKSLVVAFNERH; translated from the exons ATGGACACATGTATTGATATTAATTTGCCTACCATTTGGCGATTGAAGCATAATCAtgatttttattgttggttGTTGATTTGTGCACAG AAATATGTCAGTGAATTATCGACTGTTCGAGATTGCGCCACTGAATGCGTTGAGAAAG AAATCTGGGAGACACAAACCTACTGCTGCAACATAGACGGCTGCAATGGGTCCAACAAAATGCAGATCTCCAAACCATTGTTCTTATTACCGTTAATATATTGCATCTACAAATCGCTGGTAGTCGCCTTCAATGAGCGGCACTAA